A portion of the Edaphobacter lichenicola genome contains these proteins:
- a CDS encoding DUF6807 domain-containing protein, protein MPKLLVLGFLVASFGFGGNHLASAAVKGVQVVADEAHQRVDITIDGKPFTSYIWPTSLKKPVLYPLITDQGITVTRGYPLEPRPGERVDHPHHAGLWFNYGNVNGFDFWNNSDAIKPEGRAKMGSIFQKKIVSTKSGADRGELVVESVWITGENKEILKDTTKYVFTKRKDGRSIDQITTLEALDKVVFNDDKEGVLGMRVAHWLESADEKGGIFMDANGKPTKVDAADTAGATGVYLTSEGVKGGAVWATRGRWCTLTGTNPEGHAVTIAIIDQPQNPGYPTYWHARGYGLFAANPLGRSIFDPKQPPFNYTIEKGQTATFRYRVILFSQTVGAAQMNQEADSFDASSK, encoded by the coding sequence ATGCCTAAGTTGTTGGTGCTGGGTTTTCTGGTGGCAAGCTTTGGGTTCGGAGGAAATCACCTTGCGAGTGCGGCGGTGAAAGGCGTCCAGGTAGTTGCTGATGAGGCCCATCAGCGAGTCGACATCACAATCGACGGGAAGCCATTCACCTCGTACATCTGGCCAACATCGTTGAAAAAGCCTGTTCTGTACCCTCTGATAACGGATCAGGGGATAACAGTAACTCGCGGTTATCCACTCGAGCCGCGACCGGGTGAGCGCGTTGACCATCCGCATCATGCGGGGCTGTGGTTTAACTACGGAAACGTAAATGGATTCGACTTCTGGAATAACTCCGATGCGATCAAGCCCGAAGGCCGCGCAAAGATGGGAAGCATCTTTCAGAAAAAAATCGTATCAACCAAGAGCGGAGCCGACCGGGGAGAGTTAGTCGTTGAATCGGTATGGATCACCGGAGAAAATAAGGAGATTCTGAAGGACACCACAAAATATGTCTTCACAAAGCGCAAAGATGGTCGCTCTATTGACCAGATCACGACGTTAGAGGCTTTGGACAAAGTCGTCTTCAACGACGACAAAGAAGGCGTGCTGGGAATGCGTGTCGCGCACTGGCTTGAATCCGCAGACGAGAAAGGCGGAATCTTCATGGACGCGAACGGAAAGCCCACGAAGGTGGATGCGGCTGACACAGCGGGTGCAACCGGGGTCTATCTGACCAGCGAAGGTGTCAAAGGCGGAGCGGTCTGGGCCACGCGCGGACGATGGTGTACCTTGACGGGCACCAACCCCGAAGGTCATGCGGTCACGATTGCGATCATCGATCAGCCTCAAAATCCAGGCTATCCAACCTATTGGCACGCGCGTGGATACGGACTCTTCGCAGCGAATCCACTGGGACGAAGTATCTTCGATCCGAAGCAGCCGCCGTTCAACTACACCATCGAGAAAGGTCAGACTGCGACCTTCCGTTATCGAGTGATCTTGTTCTCACAGACTGTGGGCGCCGCGCAGATGAACCAGGAGGCAGATTCATTCGACGCTAGCTCGAAATAG
- a CDS encoding Gfo/Idh/MocA family oxidoreductase produces MAGQDNNRRDFLKMSGAALATTAVSWTATSYASIIGANDRVKVGVIGCGDRMKGALIPAFAQNAKDMNFQFVAVSDIWNRRREEGAAYIQKVSGDTVTPVRNNDELYARKDVDAVLIATADFQHARHGAEAVNAGRDAYVEKPTAHTMEDARLFLAAVKKTGKIVQVGTQRRSTPSYQKAAEYIQSGKFGDIVMVEMTWNVNQPGRWRRPDVVPLLKEEDTDWKRYLMNRPHEPFDARKYLEFRLFWPYSSGIPDQWLVHQIDTVHWFSGLPHPRSVVANGGIYLWKDGRKNWDTMTAVFDYGPLDDLSKGFQVQYSSRFTNSAGGVKELYYSNAGMIDMDKQRVTPDGGLKEKAAAEMGMKPNLLPSFALSENVEAVSTAADTKGDPQTSANMRNWMECVRSRKTPNASIEAGYAHSVALCMNVAAIQTGQKVTFDDKTQQVMVGGKVYA; encoded by the coding sequence ATGGCAGGGCAGGATAACAATCGCAGAGACTTTCTAAAAATGAGTGGCGCTGCGCTGGCAACCACCGCGGTGTCGTGGACCGCAACCAGCTACGCAAGCATTATTGGCGCAAACGATAGAGTCAAAGTTGGTGTGATCGGGTGTGGCGACCGAATGAAAGGCGCACTCATCCCCGCGTTCGCACAAAACGCGAAGGACATGAACTTTCAGTTCGTGGCCGTCTCGGATATCTGGAACCGGCGGCGTGAGGAAGGTGCCGCTTACATACAGAAGGTCAGCGGAGATACGGTTACGCCAGTGCGGAACAACGACGAGTTGTACGCGCGAAAAGATGTGGACGCTGTGCTTATTGCGACCGCAGACTTCCAACACGCTCGTCACGGAGCGGAGGCCGTAAATGCTGGCCGCGATGCCTACGTCGAGAAGCCCACAGCCCACACTATGGAAGATGCTCGCCTGTTTCTTGCTGCCGTGAAGAAGACAGGCAAGATCGTTCAGGTCGGAACGCAACGCCGCAGCACGCCGAGCTACCAGAAGGCGGCGGAATACATCCAGTCTGGAAAATTCGGCGACATCGTCATGGTGGAGATGACGTGGAACGTCAACCAACCTGGTCGCTGGCGTCGCCCCGACGTGGTGCCTCTGTTGAAAGAGGAGGACACAGACTGGAAGCGTTACCTGATGAACCGCCCGCATGAGCCATTCGACGCGCGCAAGTACCTCGAGTTCCGTCTGTTCTGGCCTTACTCTTCAGGAATCCCCGATCAATGGCTTGTTCACCAGATCGACACCGTGCACTGGTTCAGCGGCCTACCGCATCCACGAAGCGTCGTCGCAAACGGCGGAATCTATCTATGGAAGGACGGCCGCAAAAACTGGGACACCATGACGGCCGTGTTTGACTATGGTCCGCTCGACGATCTCAGCAAGGGCTTCCAGGTGCAGTACTCGTCCCGATTCACGAACTCCGCCGGTGGAGTGAAAGAGCTTTACTACTCAAACGCCGGAATGATCGATATGGACAAGCAACGAGTCACTCCGGACGGTGGACTCAAGGAGAAGGCTGCCGCAGAGATGGGCATGAAGCCGAATCTTCTACCGAGCTTTGCACTGAGCGAGAATGTTGAAGCTGTCTCAACGGCAGCCGACACTAAGGGAGATCCGCAAACCTCAGCAAACATGCGGAACTGGATGGAATGCGTCCGCTCCCGGAAGACACCGAATGCGAGTATCGAAGCCGGTTATGCGCACTCAGTTGCTCTCTGCATGAACGTAGCCGCCATCCAGACCGGACAGAAGGTGACCTTCGACGACAAGACCCAGCAGGTGATGGTAGGAGGAAAGGTGTATGCCTAA
- a CDS encoding TonB-dependent receptor: protein MNAFTTKYTWIANVRYAILICIAACLLVAQGKAQTAGTGSIQGAVTDSTGAVIPGASVTATNVATQVKHSAVTGSNGSYSFPNLDIGTYTVGITAPGFERYEQTNIVLEVGSSIAVNVGMTVGATDQKVEVQASGLALQTEDSSFKQTIDQKTITELPLNGRQVTSLITLSGGSVNANENNDQQGSKTFFSSAVISVGGGQGNATDYRLDGGDHNDYMTNVNLPFPFPDAVAQFSVETTALGAQSGLHPGGLVNVVTRSGSNDWHGTAFEFIRNNFIDATNFFSTAKDTLHQNQFGGTFGGRVIKDKLFFFAGYQRLKADQSQALTTAYVPTAANLLGDFSATESAACQSNGKAIQLVNPKTGAILPNNQIDPSNFSASALALQKLLPAATNDCGLVTYAIPNLVEENQFITRIDATINAKNSLYGRYFLDGYQSPAYFSNANLLITTQPGNYERAQALTIGETYIINSQMVNSFHATGTRRRDDRGPAGTGVNASTIGVDIYAPIPVGLQVTATNKWGTYCGTCAVAHFNDNTFSFADDVNWVRGKHQLAFGGEYVRSQLNISNAYESNGTFTFSGVYGQKGPAGTSPGTGADANLDFLTGSMSAFQQSKAQQNALRAPIPSLYIQDTFHPTKTLVLSAGVRWDPFYFPTDFFGRGSIFSMSGFENNIFSTVFPNAPAGSFFYGDTGVPKAFTKNSPWQFSPRVGATLDPFGTGKTVFRVGGALVYDEPNFFTGQRTNQNPPFAQTISNNPVNAPLSFDSPWSNGTQTTNPFPQPFKPTAATVFPSGGQYIVLTSQFHAPYTMQWTASVQQEFGRGWEFQIDYIGNRTDFNPYGFPIDPATYIPGTCGTGPCSTIGNTASRYSLTLANKLQGPKYLGGGAGSILIKPGANASYNGMITTIQHRVSSNFVFLANYTWSHCIDISDNSADVAGTTVQNPFNIKGDQASCGFDYRAVFNTTVVASSHFSLTGWKGYALNNWQIAPLIHITDGTPFNVTSGVDNSLTAVNNDRPNLVNPIGVYTHAKIRSGRSTNAQFINLSAFTANPTGTFGNSGRNAYRGPEFLQVDSALSRVFPLHDRLALNLRFEGFNVLNHPNFAAPGSTAGYAGSSTSIVSSTFGQVTSTVNGYGARIFQGAVKLTF from the coding sequence ATGAACGCATTTACTACAAAGTACACATGGATTGCGAACGTTCGATACGCAATCTTAATCTGCATCGCCGCATGTTTGCTGGTCGCCCAGGGCAAAGCCCAGACTGCAGGAACGGGCAGTATTCAAGGTGCGGTGACAGACTCGACCGGTGCCGTTATCCCAGGCGCGAGCGTCACCGCAACCAATGTGGCGACTCAGGTCAAGCACTCCGCCGTCACCGGTTCAAACGGCTCGTATAGCTTTCCGAATCTTGACATTGGAACCTACACGGTTGGTATTACCGCCCCGGGATTCGAGCGTTACGAGCAAACGAATATTGTTCTGGAAGTCGGCAGCAGCATCGCCGTCAATGTAGGTATGACCGTCGGAGCAACGGACCAAAAGGTCGAGGTGCAGGCAAGTGGTCTGGCCTTACAGACAGAAGACAGTTCGTTCAAACAGACGATCGATCAGAAAACCATTACCGAATTGCCCCTCAACGGACGCCAGGTAACATCGCTGATCACCCTCTCCGGAGGCTCAGTGAACGCGAACGAGAACAATGACCAGCAAGGGAGCAAGACGTTTTTTAGCTCCGCGGTCATCTCAGTTGGCGGTGGACAAGGCAATGCCACCGACTACCGACTGGACGGTGGCGACCACAACGACTACATGACGAACGTAAATCTGCCCTTTCCGTTCCCCGACGCCGTGGCGCAGTTCAGCGTTGAAACCACCGCCCTCGGCGCTCAGAGCGGTCTTCATCCCGGTGGTCTCGTCAACGTCGTAACGCGATCGGGATCAAACGACTGGCACGGAACTGCGTTCGAATTCATCCGCAACAACTTCATCGATGCCACCAACTTCTTCTCCACTGCCAAGGACACGCTGCACCAGAATCAGTTCGGTGGCACCTTTGGCGGAAGAGTGATCAAGGACAAGTTATTTTTCTTTGCCGGCTATCAGCGTCTCAAAGCAGATCAGAGTCAGGCGCTCACGACAGCGTATGTCCCCACCGCTGCAAATCTGTTAGGTGATTTTTCGGCCACAGAGAGCGCTGCGTGTCAGTCAAATGGCAAGGCCATCCAACTGGTCAACCCCAAAACCGGCGCAATCCTGCCCAATAACCAGATTGACCCGAGCAACTTTAGCGCAAGCGCACTCGCCTTGCAGAAGCTCCTTCCCGCCGCAACGAACGATTGCGGCCTGGTCACCTACGCGATACCGAATCTCGTCGAAGAGAATCAGTTCATCACGCGAATAGACGCTACGATCAACGCGAAGAACAGCTTATATGGCCGTTACTTTCTCGATGGCTATCAGAGCCCCGCTTACTTCTCGAACGCCAACCTGTTGATCACAACGCAGCCAGGTAACTATGAACGCGCACAGGCTTTGACCATTGGCGAAACATACATCATCAACTCGCAGATGGTGAACTCGTTCCACGCAACAGGCACCAGACGGCGTGATGATCGTGGCCCGGCAGGAACTGGAGTCAACGCATCCACAATTGGGGTGGACATATATGCTCCCATTCCCGTAGGCCTGCAAGTCACCGCGACAAACAAATGGGGTACGTACTGCGGCACCTGCGCCGTCGCTCACTTCAACGACAACACCTTCTCCTTCGCAGATGATGTCAACTGGGTGCGCGGCAAACACCAGCTCGCGTTTGGTGGAGAATATGTCAGGTCTCAACTGAACATCTCGAATGCGTATGAGTCGAACGGGACATTTACCTTCTCCGGCGTCTACGGACAAAAAGGGCCTGCGGGCACCAGTCCTGGTACCGGCGCGGACGCGAACCTCGACTTCTTGACCGGATCGATGAGCGCCTTCCAGCAGAGCAAAGCGCAACAGAATGCTCTGCGAGCACCCATACCTAGTCTCTATATTCAAGACACCTTCCACCCCACCAAGACACTCGTACTCTCTGCCGGTGTCCGTTGGGATCCCTTTTACTTCCCCACGGATTTCTTCGGCCGCGGATCGATCTTCAGTATGAGCGGTTTTGAGAACAATATCTTCAGCACCGTATTCCCGAATGCGCCTGCCGGTAGCTTCTTCTATGGCGATACCGGCGTTCCGAAGGCATTTACGAAGAACTCCCCGTGGCAGTTTTCTCCACGCGTTGGCGCGACGCTCGATCCGTTTGGGACTGGTAAGACGGTCTTCCGTGTTGGTGGCGCATTGGTTTACGATGAGCCGAACTTCTTTACCGGACAGCGCACCAATCAGAACCCGCCCTTCGCCCAGACCATCTCGAACAATCCTGTGAATGCTCCGCTGAGCTTCGACAGTCCATGGTCAAACGGAACACAGACCACAAATCCGTTTCCGCAGCCATTCAAACCAACCGCGGCTACCGTCTTCCCCAGCGGCGGACAGTACATCGTGCTGACGTCACAGTTTCACGCTCCGTATACCATGCAATGGACTGCCAGCGTTCAACAGGAGTTCGGGCGCGGTTGGGAGTTCCAGATTGACTACATCGGCAACAGGACTGACTTCAATCCGTATGGCTTCCCAATCGATCCCGCAACCTATATTCCTGGAACCTGCGGCACGGGCCCATGCTCGACAATCGGCAACACCGCGTCGCGCTACTCACTTACCCTCGCCAATAAATTACAGGGGCCGAAGTATCTCGGCGGCGGCGCTGGTTCTATCTTGATCAAACCAGGCGCCAACGCGAGCTACAACGGGATGATCACAACCATTCAACATCGTGTCTCGTCCAACTTTGTCTTTTTGGCAAACTACACGTGGTCCCACTGCATCGACATCTCAGACAACTCAGCGGACGTCGCTGGAACGACCGTTCAGAATCCGTTCAACATCAAAGGCGACCAGGCCAGCTGCGGATTCGACTACCGCGCTGTCTTCAACACAACCGTCGTAGCGTCGAGCCACTTTTCGCTGACCGGATGGAAGGGATACGCTCTCAATAATTGGCAGATCGCCCCTCTGATTCACATCACAGATGGAACTCCATTCAACGTGACATCCGGTGTGGACAATTCGCTGACTGCCGTGAACAACGACCGTCCTAATCTGGTCAACCCGATCGGAGTTTACACCCACGCAAAGATCAGGAGCGGTCGCTCGACCAATGCGCAGTTCATCAACCTCTCCGCCTTTACCGCAAATCCAACCGGCACCTTTGGAAACTCGGGACGCAACGCGTACAGGGGTCCAGAGTTCCTTCAGGTGGACAGCGCACTAAGCCGTGTCTTCCCCCTGCACGATCGTCTGGCGTTGAATCTTCGCTTTGAAGGTTTCAATGTCCTGAATCACCCGAACTTCGCCGCTCCTGGCAGCACGGCAGGGTATGCAGGATCGTCCACTTCCATCGTCTCCTCCACCTTCGGGCAGGTCACGTCAACGGTCAACGGCTACGGAGCCAGAATCTTCCAGGGAGCAGTGAAGTTGACCTTCTAA
- a CDS encoding oxidoreductase, with amino-acid sequence MSTLLTLAGSCRRSSRTETTQLLSLPTWKSRALCPVSLQQPEPDFFAAALYAAHSADKQPLAKADRATPAPTRTEILRIFICPLLRPIAMSSKWQASDIPPLTNKRVLITGANSGIGYHTALKLARKGAHILLACRNRERGEAALARLHTDSPGIQAELIVLDLASRKSIHNAAATVLSQHQPLHLLINNAAVFAPPTRQETSDGFELQFGTNVLGHFALTALLFPALQQAANDSAARPRIVTIASIAHKRAQINFGDLHSSQSYSPMRAYQQSKLANLLFTFELDRRLRATNSPIMSVAAHPGVAHTNLFQSGNYSAFEKTLRSLFGHAIGIVLNSDSEGALPTLYAATAPNAKDGGYYGPQGFQEMRGHEVGPAFIAPQAADVAAAARLWQVSEQHTDLKFL; translated from the coding sequence ATGAGCACATTGTTAACGTTAGCAGGTTCCTGCCGCAGATCAAGTCGCACTGAAACGACGCAGCTTCTCAGTCTCCCCACCTGGAAAAGCCGCGCTCTTTGCCCTGTATCGTTGCAGCAGCCTGAGCCTGACTTCTTCGCGGCAGCGCTCTACGCCGCCCACTCAGCAGATAAACAGCCGCTCGCAAAAGCAGACAGGGCGACGCCAGCCCCAACCCGAACCGAAATACTTCGCATCTTTATCTGCCCCCTCCTTCGTCCAATAGCGATGAGTAGTAAGTGGCAAGCATCCGACATTCCCCCGCTGACCAACAAGCGTGTCCTCATAACCGGCGCCAACAGCGGCATCGGCTACCACACAGCATTGAAGCTGGCCCGCAAGGGAGCCCACATTCTGCTCGCCTGCCGAAACCGCGAACGTGGCGAAGCTGCTCTCGCGCGACTGCACACGGATTCACCAGGCATTCAGGCAGAACTCATTGTGCTCGACCTCGCCTCGCGTAAATCCATTCACAACGCGGCTGCAACAGTACTCTCTCAACATCAGCCCTTGCATCTGTTGATCAACAACGCCGCCGTCTTTGCCCCGCCCACCCGCCAGGAGACCTCTGACGGCTTCGAACTTCAATTCGGCACCAACGTCCTCGGCCACTTCGCGCTCACAGCGTTGCTCTTTCCCGCCCTCCAGCAAGCCGCCAACGACTCAGCCGCCAGGCCTCGCATCGTCACCATCGCCTCCATCGCCCACAAACGGGCCCAGATCAACTTCGGTGACCTCCACTCCTCGCAAAGCTACTCGCCCATGCGCGCCTACCAGCAATCCAAGCTGGCCAATCTCCTCTTCACCTTCGAGCTCGATCGCCGGCTACGTGCAACCAACTCGCCCATCATGAGCGTTGCGGCCCATCCCGGCGTCGCCCACACCAATCTCTTTCAGTCGGGCAACTACTCCGCGTTCGAGAAGACCCTCCGCAGTCTCTTCGGCCACGCCATTGGCATCGTCCTCAACTCAGACTCCGAAGGCGCCCTGCCGACGCTCTACGCCGCGACTGCGCCCAACGCAAAAGATGGCGGCTACTATGGCCCACAAGGCTTCCAGGAGATGCGCGGCCACGAGGTCGGCCCCGCCTTCATCGCGCCCCAGGCGGCCGATGTCGCCGCAGCCGCCCGTCTCTGGCAGGTCAGCGAACAACACACTGATCTCAAGTTCCTTTGA
- a CDS encoding YceD family protein produces MLITPLQLVDEPLEFDEVIPAGALDYASDIKQVGPLPVSGVADLLIEHRSASAHVNDIRLRANYRADFEILCARCVDPVAVPLSGEFDLIFRPEAADADAGERSITADETEIGYYQESGLSLEDVVREQVLLSLPSRTLCTADCKGLCPRCGQNLNQAKCSCDEAPADARWNALAGLADKLELKH; encoded by the coding sequence GTGCTCATAACCCCGCTCCAACTCGTAGATGAACCGCTTGAGTTCGATGAAGTGATCCCTGCTGGTGCACTGGACTATGCGTCCGACATCAAACAGGTGGGCCCGCTGCCGGTGAGTGGTGTGGCCGATTTGCTGATCGAGCACCGAAGCGCGAGTGCGCATGTGAACGATATCCGGCTGCGCGCGAACTATCGGGCAGACTTCGAGATTTTGTGTGCGCGGTGCGTGGATCCAGTGGCGGTGCCGCTTTCGGGGGAGTTTGACCTGATTTTTCGGCCCGAGGCAGCCGATGCGGACGCGGGAGAGCGTTCTATTACTGCGGACGAGACCGAAATCGGGTATTATCAAGAGAGCGGTCTTTCGCTTGAGGATGTGGTGCGTGAGCAGGTGTTACTCTCCCTGCCGAGTCGCACCCTCTGTACGGCGGACTGCAAAGGGCTTTGCCCGCGCTGTGGTCAGAATCTGAATCAAGCGAAATGTTCCTGCGACGAGGCTCCGGCTGATGCGCGTTGGAATGCGCTTGCGGGTCTGGCGGACAAGCTCGAGTTGAAGCACTAA
- the rpmF gene encoding 50S ribosomal protein L32 → MPNPKRRHSKQRTAKRRSHDFLTPTGLSECPNCHERKLPHRACRKCGTYKGRDVLVTKEAS, encoded by the coding sequence ATGCCTAATCCAAAACGGCGCCACTCCAAGCAACGGACTGCCAAGCGCCGCAGCCACGACTTTTTGACCCCCACCGGCCTCTCCGAGTGCCCCAACTGCCATGAGCGCAAGCTTCCCCATCGTGCCTGCCGCAAGTGCGGGACGTATAAGGGCCGCGACGTTCTCGTGACCAAAGAAGCCAGCTAA
- the plsX gene encoding phosphate acyltransferase PlsX, translating to MPTDIVVDAMGSDKAPEPEVRGAVLAARQFDVRVHLVGPEDRLRPILRQALRGQRLPVFIVPASEWITMDDKAAQAVRSKRDSTMRVGLKMVREGRAAGFFTAGNTGAAMATAKMVLGMLSGVDRPALAQILPTVHRVPSLLLDVGANVDCDPDNLVQFAVMGHMYAKNILRINNPRVGLLSIGEEDSKGNALTRDTLPLLRATKDINFKGNVEGRDLFNGHCDVAVCDGFVGNVALKSIEGTAQLLSASLRESLKSTVTSQVGALLSRRAFAEFKKRLDYSEYGGAVLLGVRGVCIVGHGSSNEKAIMNGVRVAAEFAQAEVNSGIEAALRPS from the coding sequence ATGCCGACTGACATCGTTGTAGACGCAATGGGTTCCGACAAGGCCCCCGAACCTGAGGTTCGCGGGGCTGTACTTGCTGCACGCCAGTTTGACGTGCGGGTGCACCTGGTTGGTCCCGAGGATAGGCTGCGTCCGATTTTGCGGCAGGCGCTACGCGGACAACGGCTGCCGGTGTTTATTGTGCCTGCGAGCGAGTGGATCACGATGGACGATAAGGCCGCGCAGGCGGTACGGTCCAAACGCGATTCCACGATGCGGGTGGGGCTCAAGATGGTCCGCGAGGGCCGGGCTGCTGGTTTCTTCACGGCTGGCAATACCGGCGCTGCGATGGCCACCGCGAAGATGGTTCTGGGGATGCTTTCGGGAGTGGATCGGCCGGCATTGGCGCAGATTCTGCCGACAGTTCACCGGGTTCCGTCGCTGCTGCTGGATGTGGGCGCTAACGTGGATTGCGACCCGGATAACCTGGTCCAGTTTGCCGTGATGGGCCACATGTATGCCAAGAATATTCTGAGGATTAATAATCCACGCGTCGGGCTTCTCTCGATTGGAGAGGAGGATTCGAAGGGCAATGCGCTGACTCGCGATACGCTGCCTCTGCTGCGTGCAACGAAGGATATTAATTTCAAGGGCAATGTTGAAGGCCGGGATCTGTTCAATGGGCACTGCGATGTGGCGGTGTGCGATGGCTTTGTCGGCAACGTGGCGTTGAAGTCGATTGAGGGTACGGCCCAGTTGCTGAGCGCGTCGCTGCGCGAGTCGTTGAAGTCGACGGTGACCTCGCAGGTTGGTGCGCTGCTGTCGCGCAGGGCCTTTGCCGAGTTCAAGAAGAGGCTGGATTATTCGGAGTACGGCGGTGCGGTGCTGCTTGGGGTGCGAGGGGTGTGCATCGTGGGGCATGGGTCGTCGAATGAGAAGGCCATTATGAATGGCGTGCGGGTGGCGGCTGAGTTTGCGCAGGCCGAAGTCAATTCGGGGATTGAAGCGGCGCTGCGGCCTTCCTAG
- a CDS encoding AbiV family abortive infection protein has product MKNKGPVIPHEELQRGYELTFDNALRFLGAALAVKEYPDKALALAQLGQEEVGRTLTLLAAFALETNESAWQWFWRGWADHTLKGHRAYLYEIISPLRLEALRGDGSQYAGSPLRQRLSQEKEAGFYVDFDRAANAFISPATNVTAEEAGLRISTLSYLLVTADAVRRVILERDTEFRFAVFGELAHRICSETLNQQDMHQLAMEFSQRSERHREAFDDLDVALRGNAAFLTTLFISRD; this is encoded by the coding sequence TTGAAGAATAAAGGTCCGGTGATCCCACATGAAGAACTTCAACGCGGGTATGAGCTGACGTTTGATAACGCTCTGCGCTTTTTGGGAGCAGCATTAGCTGTGAAAGAGTACCCAGACAAAGCTTTAGCTTTGGCGCAATTGGGACAGGAAGAAGTTGGTCGCACCCTTACCTTGCTTGCGGCTTTTGCGTTGGAGACCAATGAATCAGCATGGCAGTGGTTTTGGAGAGGCTGGGCGGACCACACGTTGAAGGGGCATCGCGCATACCTTTATGAAATCATCTCTCCGTTGCGTCTCGAGGCTTTGCGTGGGGACGGAAGTCAATATGCCGGTTCTCCCCTCCGTCAGAGGCTTTCTCAAGAGAAGGAAGCTGGCTTTTATGTAGATTTTGATCGAGCGGCCAATGCCTTTATCAGCCCTGCAACGAATGTCACCGCCGAAGAAGCGGGGTTGCGAATCTCAACTCTGAGTTATCTGCTGGTTACAGCAGATGCCGTGCGTAGAGTGATCCTGGAGAGAGACACCGAATTCCGGTTTGCCGTATTTGGCGAGCTCGCCCATCGCATCTGCTCCGAAACCCTCAATCAGCAGGATATGCACCAGCTGGCGATGGAGTTCAGCCAAAGATCGGAACGTCACCGAGAGGCGTTCGACGACCTCGATGTCGCTTTGAGAGGCAATGCTGCATTTCTGACAACACTCTTTATCTCAAGAGATTGA
- a CDS encoding thiamine phosphate synthase, translating to MAPYTGLTMIRYAITSRALYPGSEQKKQAALIAESSRWIAEGINFIQLREKDLPAAEQAHLARKILRTIAFSSSPTKLLINSRPDIALATGAHGVHLTSSPDELTPAQIRTLYAVADQEPPFITISCHTLAEVQLACQNMVDAILFSPVFEKPLPDSRPIPGQGLNQLQAACSIASPTPVYALGGVTLQNASSCLAVGAAGIAGIRLFQFAAAAK from the coding sequence TTGGCACCATACACTGGTTTGACCATGATTCGCTACGCCATCACCAGCCGCGCACTCTACCCGGGCAGCGAACAGAAAAAACAAGCGGCCCTCATCGCCGAATCCTCCCGCTGGATCGCAGAAGGCATCAACTTCATCCAACTCCGCGAAAAAGACCTTCCCGCCGCGGAACAGGCGCACCTGGCCCGTAAAATACTGCGAACAATAGCGTTCTCTTCCAGCCCCACGAAACTCCTGATCAACTCCCGACCCGATATCGCCCTTGCAACAGGCGCTCACGGGGTCCATCTCACGAGCAGCCCGGACGAACTCACACCCGCCCAGATTCGCACCTTGTACGCCGTCGCCGACCAAGAACCGCCCTTCATCACCATCTCCTGCCATACCCTTGCGGAGGTGCAGCTCGCGTGTCAAAACATGGTCGACGCCATCCTCTTCTCCCCTGTCTTCGAAAAACCTCTACCAGACTCACGCCCAATCCCCGGCCAGGGCCTAAATCAGCTGCAGGCTGCATGTTCCATCGCCTCTCCTACCCCCGTCTACGCTTTGGGCGGAGTCACCCTCCAGAATGCTTCGTCCTGCCTCGCCGTCGGAGCCGCAGGCATCGCCGGCATTCGTCTCTTTCAATTTGCTGCCGCGGCAAAGTAG